The nucleotide window GTCATTGAGAGACCGAAGGTCACCTACAGGGACATAGGTGGGCTCAGGCATCAGCTCAAGGAACTCAGGGAGGCCGTGGAGCTCCCGCTCAAGCATCCGGAGCTCTTTGAGAGGGTTGGAATAGATCCGCCCAAGGGGGTGCTCCTCTACGGGCCACCCGGCTGTGGTAAGACCCTCATGGCCAAGGCCCTCGCGAACGAGGTCAACGCGACCTTCATCAGGGTGGTCGGAAGCGAGCTCGTGAGGAAGTACATAGGCGAGGGGGCGAGGCTCGTGGGTGAGCTCTTCGAGCTTGCCAAGGAGAAGGCTCCTACCATAGTGTTCATAGACGAGATTGACGCGGTGGGAGCAAAGAGGATGGACGAAACGACAGGCGGCGAGAGAGAGGTAAACAGGACGCTCATGCAGCTCCTCGCTGAGATGGACGGCTTCGACCCGAGGGGCAACGTCAAAATCATAGCGGCCACCAACAGGCCGGACATACTCGACCCGGCACTCCTGAGACCCGGAAGGTTTGATAGGCTCATAGAGGTTCCGCTACCGGACTTCGAGGGAAGGCTTGAAATACTTAAGGTCCACACGAGGAAGATGAACCTCAGGGACGTTGACCTCAGAGCCCTCGCCGGAATGACGGAGGGGGCGAGCGGTGCCGACCTCAAGGCCATCGTTACCGAGGCAGGAATGTTCGCCATAAGGGCGAGGAGGGAGTACGTTACCCACGAGGACTTCCTTAAGGCCATAGACAAGGTTCTTGGAAGCGAGCAGAAGCTGGCCCAGCAGATAGCCATACACGAGGTAATGTACGGCTGAGCCTCCCTACCTCTTTTCTTTCATGATTATACCGAGGGCGAGAAGGTAGAGGGCCGGAAGGGCGAGGAAAGCCATCTTGTAACCAAAGGCATCTATAAGAAGGCCCAGGGAGTAGGGGCCCACCGTTGCTCCAAAGAAGCCTGCCATGTTCACGAAGCCCATGACGGAACCCCTGTTCTCATCCGTGGCAAGTTCGGCGGTGTAGGCGGTAACGATCGGCCCGATGGCGTAGAAGAATACGCCGAGGATGGGCACAACCTGGGGGAGGGTGCTAACTGTCAGGAGTAAAATCAGGAGTGCGGTGAGTCCTATGGCCATCTCCGTGCTCTTTCTGCCGAGTCTGTCGTAGAGGGCACCCCCACCGAGGGAACCCGCTATGCCCGCTATCGAGAGGGCCGAGAAGTAGAGGGATGCTTCCTCAACGCTCCGGCCCATGCTGACGAAGAAATCGGGCAGAAATGTTAAGGTGGCAAAAAAAGCGGCGAGAATTGCAAAATTTGCCACCCCAAGCGGGAGCAGGTGCCTCGGAATGGTGGCCTTTGCCTTCTCACCCCTTTTCGTATCGCAGCGAACGCCGAAGAGGAGGGCCAGCCCGATTAGAGCGCTCGCGATGGACGTGACGACAAAGGCCCAACGCCATCCGAGGGAGAGCGCTACAGGAAGGGCTATCAGCGGTGCTAAACCGCTTCCTACGGGCGGTCCAACCATGAACAGGCCGAGGGCGGAGCCCTTCTTCCTCCCGTAGACCTCGCTGATGAGGGCCGTTGCGGGTGCATAGTATAGGCCAGCAAAGAGGCCATAGAGGGCCCTAAAGCCTATTACGTGCCAGTAGTTTCTCCCAAAGAGCATCAGGGCGCTTGAGAGGGAATAGCCCAGTATGCTCATCACGAGAACCCTTTTCCTCCCAAAGCGGTCGCCGAGGTAGCCGGCGGGCACCTGGATGAGCGCGTAGGGGAGGAGGAGCGACGTCATGAGGAGGCCCGCCTGAGCGTTGTTTATCCCGAACTCTACCTTGATGAGGGGGATTAGCGGCGGGACTATCATTCTGTGCACATAGTTGAAAATCCATCCGAGGGAGAGTACGATGAGGAGCCGTCGCCTCATGGTTTAGACTGGACGTTGTGCGTTTAAAAATGTATCGAAGTGAAGCACCGCATTATTTAAAAGTCCTGATGGGAGTTTAAGCCGGGAGCGAAGATGGTAACCAAACTGCTGGCCCTAGAGGTTTACCCCCAGCTCAAGGACGTTGACTTTCGCGTGCTTAGAGGGGTAGAGCTGAATATGCGGCACTACGAGTGGGTGCCCCTGGAGAGAATAGCGAGCTTCACACGCATGGAGATAGGGAGCGTATCCCACAGACTGGGGAAGCTCGATAACTGGGGCCTCGTGATGAGGAGGAGCGACCTCGGCTACATAGGCTACCAGCTGACGAGCCACGGTTACGACGCCCTCGCCATCAGGGCGCTCTCGAAGAAAGGGGTGATAGAGGCAATAAGCACCACGCAGATCGGCGTGGGGAAAGAGGCGGACGTTTACGTTGGAATAACGCCAGAAGGCCGGGAGGTGGCGGTCAAGTTCAACCGCATAGGCAGAACCAGCTTCACCAAGATAAAGCTCTACAGGAACGAGTTTAAGGACAAGAGGCACATCTCGTGGCTTTACGTCTCCCGCCTGGTTGCGGAGAGGGAGTACGAGGCACTGAGGCTTCTCTCACCCATAGCAAAGGTACCCGAGCCCGTGGCGTGGAACAGGCACGTCCTCGTCATGGAGTTCATAGACGGCGTTGAGCTCGTGGATCTGAGGGACACGGACCTGACCACGGAGGAGGCGGAGGAGATACTCGAGAGAATACTCGAAGAATACCGCAAAATCGTGGCCTTCGGGATAGTGCACTCGGACATGAGCCTCTACAACATAGTCCTCCGCGACGATGGGGACATACTCATAATAGACTGGCCCCAGTACGTCACGACCGCATTTCCCGAGGCGAGGTTCTACCTTGAGCGCGACCTTAGGGTGCTCTTGAACTCCTTTGAGAGGAAGTGGCGCGTGAAGAAGGAATGGGATGAGGTGTGGCCGTCCTTTGAGGAGGCCTTTCTGGAGAGCCTCGGGGAATAGGTTAATATACTTCCCGCCCCAATTGTATGTGGGGAGCGAGAATGGAGACGGAGATATCAACCCTCTTTAAGGAGGCCTACGAGGCCCTTAACAATCAGGACTACGAGAGCGCGAAGAGAAAATTCGACAGGATTATGGAGCTCAGCAGGGGAAGGTTCCCCGAGGCCTATTTTGAGGCATGTTTCAAGCTTGGGGACGTCTTTTTCGAGGAGAACAACTACCGGGGATTTTTCAAGTGCTCAATGAGGGCACTCAAGCACGTCTACGGCACGGCACTCTACGAACAGGGCGTTAACCGGATGAAACACGTCCTCTACATAATAAAGCACAACGAGGCCCTCCCCCAGCTCGCCGAGAACATGGATCCCCTTTTGGTTCAGATGAAGGAACGTCCGGACCTCTACAACTTCGTCCTTGCCGTCACGATGCTCGCCGCGGGAAAGAGGGAAGAGGCGAGGGAGATCGCCTCGGCCATAGGCGATAAAAAGCTCGCAGCCATTTTAGAGGAACTTTTTGAGTAATTCTTCTCCTTTTTCGGGCCGTGCTGGGAAGTTGTAGGGCTCTTTTCCTGGCTTTTCGTTGTAATACGGCCTGTTGCAGCCTGGGCATCCGTGGGTCATGAAAGCCACAGGGTCAACCTTTTCCTTCAGGTCATTGAACCCCACGAGCTCCTCACCATCAAACTCGAGCTCATCAACACGGGCGAGGCCGTTCCTTATGAGGTAGTGGGCGGCCTGTATTCTGCGGTAGCGCTCGAGAGGCGGAGGAGAGAGGGACTCGAGGCGCGTGCCCTTTATCGGTGTGAAGGCAAACAGGGAGACGCTTCCCCCCATGTCGTAAACCCTCTGGATGGTCTCGAGGGCCTCCCTGTCCGTCTCTCCCAGGCCTATTATTATGTGCACGAAGGCACTGCCGGGCCCAAAGACCTCCAGAACGTCCCGTGTGAATGCCCACATGTCATCCCAGCCGTAGAGGGAGTCCTTGATGATGGGATATATCCTCTCGGCCGAGGCGTCGAGCCCAACGCCGATGTAGTCAACGCCGAGCTCTTTCAACTCCACGAGCGTCTCTCTGGGCACAGGGGTTATCGAGACGGAGGTGGGTAGATTGAGGGGCTGGAAGGCTTTAAGGAGCTCCTTAACATCCTCAACCATTCCGGGATAGTCAATGGTCTGAAGGCATATCCTCGCGAAGTTCCCCCGTTTGAGGCCATCCAAAACATCTTCGAGCTCAAAGGCCGGCCAGGTAACCCTTGAAAGGCGCTTTACATCGGCGTTGCTCTCCCTCGCCTGCGGACAGAAGGCGCAGTTGTTCCTACAACGACCGTCGTGGTAAGTCATAAGGTAAGCTGTGAAGGGCCTCGCGAGCATCCTGCCCCTCTTAAGGCCCATCTGAATCGCGGTCCCGTATGAAATCCTAATCTTCATACTCCCACCGCCCGATGATGGGGAAGAACATATATAGGTTTTTGGGAGATTTAGTGAGGGGGATGGTTATGAAAAAGTTCGTTTCAGCTGAAAGACCGCAGACGGAGGAAGGGATGCAGTACCACATAGCCTGCAAGCCCGGTGACGTTTCAAGGTACGTTCTCCTTCCCGGTGATCCGGAGAGGGTTCCCAAGATAAGCTCGCTTTGGGACGAGGCGAGGGAAATCGCCTTCCACCGGGAGTACAGGACGCACACAGGAAAATACAAAGGCGTTCCAATAAGCGTCACCTCTACGGGAATAGGTGGCCCATCAACGGCCATAGCGATTGAGGAGCTGGCTGCCATTGGAGCGGACACCTTCATACGCGTGGGCTCTACAGGCGCCATCCAGCCGGGAATGGAAAT belongs to Palaeococcus ferrophilus DSM 13482 and includes:
- a CDS encoding phosphorylase family protein; this translates as MKKFVSAERPQTEEGMQYHIACKPGDVSRYVLLPGDPERVPKISSLWDEAREIAFHREYRTHTGKYKGVPISVTSTGIGGPSTAIAIEELAAIGADTFIRVGSTGAIQPGME
- a CDS encoding radical SAM protein; this translates as MKIRISYGTAIQMGLKRGRMLARPFTAYLMTYHDGRCRNNCAFCPQARESNADVKRLSRVTWPAFELEDVLDGLKRGNFARICLQTIDYPGMVEDVKELLKAFQPLNLPTSVSITPVPRETLVELKELGVDYIGVGLDASAERIYPIIKDSLYGWDDMWAFTRDVLEVFGPGSAFVHIIIGLGETDREALETIQRVYDMGGSVSLFAFTPIKGTRLESLSPPPLERYRRIQAAHYLIRNGLARVDELEFDGEELVGFNDLKEKVDPVAFMTHGCPGCNRPYYNEKPGKEPYNFPARPEKGEELLKKFL
- a CDS encoding proteasome-activating nucleotidase; this translates as MSFEDDVKVGDTNYDDYVIFLKRRIRQLELQVRTLEADKERLERELSRLRMEMSRMKQPPAFAGTLLELLDDERAIVQNFNGPRFVVRIAPWIERDKLKPGSRVALDQRTMAVIELLPSQKDPSVLGFEVIERPKVTYRDIGGLRHQLKELREAVELPLKHPELFERVGIDPPKGVLLYGPPGCGKTLMAKALANEVNATFIRVVGSELVRKYIGEGARLVGELFELAKEKAPTIVFIDEIDAVGAKRMDETTGGEREVNRTLMQLLAEMDGFDPRGNVKIIAATNRPDILDPALLRPGRFDRLIEVPLPDFEGRLEILKVHTRKMNLRDVDLRALAGMTEGASGADLKAIVTEAGMFAIRARREYVTHEDFLKAIDKVLGSEQKLAQQIAIHEVMYG
- a CDS encoding serine/threonine-protein kinase RIO2, with product MVTKLLALEVYPQLKDVDFRVLRGVELNMRHYEWVPLERIASFTRMEIGSVSHRLGKLDNWGLVMRRSDLGYIGYQLTSHGYDALAIRALSKKGVIEAISTTQIGVGKEADVYVGITPEGREVAVKFNRIGRTSFTKIKLYRNEFKDKRHISWLYVSRLVAEREYEALRLLSPIAKVPEPVAWNRHVLVMEFIDGVELVDLRDTDLTTEEAEEILERILEEYRKIVAFGIVHSDMSLYNIVLRDDGDILIIDWPQYVTTAFPEARFYLERDLRVLLNSFERKWRVKKEWDEVWPSFEEAFLESLGE
- a CDS encoding MFS transporter, producing MRRRLLIVLSLGWIFNYVHRMIVPPLIPLIKVEFGINNAQAGLLMTSLLLPYALIQVPAGYLGDRFGRKRVLVMSILGYSLSSALMLFGRNYWHVIGFRALYGLFAGLYYAPATALISEVYGRKKGSALGLFMVGPPVGSGLAPLIALPVALSLGWRWAFVVTSIASALIGLALLFGVRCDTKRGEKAKATIPRHLLPLGVANFAILAAFFATLTFLPDFFVSMGRSVEEASLYFSALSIAGIAGSLGGGALYDRLGRKSTEMAIGLTALLILLLTVSTLPQVVPILGVFFYAIGPIVTAYTAELATDENRGSVMGFVNMAGFFGATVGPYSLGLLIDAFGYKMAFLALPALYLLALGIIMKEKR